One stretch of Dyella jiangningensis DNA includes these proteins:
- a CDS encoding GNAT family N-acetyltransferase — MIRIARPDDAAAAHDIYTPSVLHGVETFENELPGVDAMRERIVTRLRQYPWLVWEEDGRVLAYAYASRFRERAAYDWIAETSIYVHADARRRGIARRLYGVLLDVMKLQGINQAVGVITLPGESSVAMHDAMGFTPAGVWRSSGYKLGQWWDVGVWQKELQPPENPPRPVTPFPALAETQAFRERLTR; from the coding sequence ATGATCCGCATCGCCCGCCCCGATGACGCCGCGGCCGCACACGATATCTATACGCCCTCGGTGCTGCACGGCGTGGAAACCTTCGAGAACGAACTGCCGGGCGTCGACGCGATGCGCGAGCGCATCGTGACGCGACTGCGACAATACCCGTGGCTGGTGTGGGAAGAAGACGGCCGGGTGCTGGCCTACGCCTATGCCAGTCGTTTTCGCGAACGCGCGGCCTACGACTGGATCGCCGAGACGTCCATCTACGTTCACGCCGATGCGCGCCGCCGCGGCATCGCGCGCCGCCTCTACGGCGTCCTGTTGGATGTGATGAAGCTGCAAGGCATCAACCAGGCCGTGGGCGTGATCACCCTGCCTGGCGAAAGCAGCGTGGCGATGCACGATGCCATGGGTTTCACGCCGGCAGGCGTGTGGCGCAGCAGCGGTTACAAGCTGGGCCAATGGTGGGATGTGGGCGTGTGGCAGAAGGAATTGCAGCCACCGGAGAATCCGCCACGCCCCGTGACGCCCTTCCCCGCGCTCGCCGAAACGCAGGCCTTTCGCGAACGGCTCACACGATGA
- a CDS encoding GNAT family N-acetyltransferase, with the protein MLNPPALQFDVDDPTATDVAPLILQLDGYLTELYPTGNIHPVSVDELTQPNVTFLTARVDGTPVACGACVRHEDYVEVKRMYVLPACRGLGLGKQLLEALEREVRRSGNTTIRLETGTAQTEALELYERAGYRRCPPFGDHRANPLSICMEKSLA; encoded by the coding sequence ATGTTGAACCCGCCCGCCCTGCAGTTCGACGTCGACGACCCGACTGCTACCGATGTCGCCCCGTTGATCCTGCAATTGGATGGCTATCTCACCGAGCTGTACCCCACTGGCAATATCCATCCCGTATCGGTGGATGAGCTTACGCAGCCCAACGTCACCTTCCTCACCGCGCGCGTGGACGGCACGCCGGTGGCCTGCGGTGCCTGCGTGCGGCATGAGGACTACGTGGAAGTGAAGCGCATGTACGTGCTGCCCGCCTGCCGCGGCCTCGGGCTCGGCAAGCAGTTGCTGGAAGCACTGGAGCGCGAAGTGAGGCGCAGCGGCAACACCACGATTCGCCTGGAAACGGGCACGGCGCAGACCGAAGCGCTCGAACTCTACGAACGCGCCGGCTACCGGCGCTGTCCGCCGTTCGGCGACCACCGCGCCAACCCTCTCAGCATCTGCATGGAGAAATCGCTCGCATGA